Proteins encoded by one window of Cryptococcus gattii WM276 chromosome K, complete sequence:
- a CDS encoding Cytoplasm protein, putative (Similar to TIGR gene model, INSD accession AAW46085.1), translating into MNTHSPPHLNLQSLSISPSTAGYQNPNTNNNYRYNTMFGAPAGMAAAPQPAASPDWSSGDKRSSRSGLPNNWYDPNEYRRDVPSPPSTLSPPSSIPTTASSNPRQSYPYQPQPSYPESGFSMPIGIVDTPSPPPMGYAPIGFSGAYSIPRQHPQISNPADGWRNGYAMPTIPTQDDDVIPTAIVIKNIPFAVSRETLLGVMESLGAPLPYAFNYHHDNGVFRGLAFANFRAPDEAASVVAALNGYDVQGRKLRVEYKKVLQPGEKDKIEREKALKRMRSLQFDRKKMPPPLTLPIRHQQPPALAGYDHSPPHSASAASTNSNSQSDNLPSALDMNDPMTLDIYSRVLVFKEDRMRDELAFSKNLSPTERRIVHLVAQKLGLTSVTRGEEEQCVVVTREPQRPALLSTTSLTSPTYLSPYGSQQNSTSPISGGPNGGHSGVSGDSSPNLRYKKSMPDLRGFNGPSVARDPAKSLNPQRSSGNIREMGKEYASMGAVGGRKLNGHASAATLNVNVNGQSHAYGSGNGREQGYGGFGGLFGNSINDIPPVPPLPSGLGMHSKMYSVSSVNGVNGIGHGHIHSHSHSYSQTHSHAQNGRVSPEDLLSPTSATHFSGQQQIPSPQPQPSQPQQPQAQPSSQSPSQSQSQSQGHGQTQVQSQPLRNPRGPAGESRGFGGTQPSLNSMSGLGGLKSVATRSMIGGTGSGSATGPNSVIGGVPASSSISPGSANVGTGGYEKNTEESLRTREGLDI; encoded by the exons ATGAATACCCACTCTCCGCCACACCTCAACCTCCAGtccctctccatctccccgTCCACCGCTGGCTACCAGAACCCGAACACTAACAACAACTATCGCTATAATACCATGTTCGGTGCGCCCGCAGGCATGGCAGCCGCGCCCCAGCCTGCTGCCAGCCCAGACTGGTCGTCGGGGGATAAGAGAAGTTCCCGTTCTGGGTTGCCTAAT AACTGGTACGACCCGAATGAATACCGACGTGACGTTCCCTCACCACCATCCACGctctctcctccatcatctATTCCCACAACAGCCTCATCAAACCCGCGTCAATCGTATCCTTACCAACCACAACCATCTTACCCCGAAAGCGGGTTCAGTATGCCCATAGGCATCGTCGACACACCTTCGCCTCCACCTATGGGCTACGCTCCTATCGGCTTCTCGGGGGCCTATTCCATCCCTCGTCAGCATCCTCAAATATCTAACCCGGCCGACGGGTGGAGAAACGGTTACGCTATGCCCACCATACCCACTCAGGACGATGATGTTATCCCTACCGCAATCGTAATCAAAAACATTCCATTCGCCGTCAGCCGTGAAACGCTTTTGGGCGTGATGGAGTCTCTTGGCGCACCTCTTCCTTACGCATTCAACTATCACCATGATAACGGTGTTTTCCGAGGACTGGCATTTGCTAACTTCCGCGCGCCTGATGAAGCCGCAAGTGTAGTTGCCGCTTTGAATGGGTACGATGTCCAAGGGCGAAAATTAAGAGTAGAATACAAAAAGGTCTTACAGCCTGGAGAAAAAGACAAGATTGAGAGGGAAAAAGCTTTGAAACGAATGAGGAGCTTGCAATTTGACCGAAAAAAGatgcctcctcctcttACTCTTCCTATCAGACACCAGCAACCTCCAGCTCTTGCTGGTTATGATCACTCGCCACCTCATTCCGCATCAGCTGCGTCAACCAACTCCAATTCTCAAAGCGACAATCTCCCTTCCGCTCTCGACATGAACGACCCCATGACTCTTGACATTTACTCTAGGGTATTAGTGTTCAAAGAAGACCGGATGCGAGACGAGCTGGCGTTCTCCAAAAATCTTTCTCCGACCGAACGTCGTATAGTCCATCTCGTCGCTCAAAAGCTCGGACTCACAAGCGTCACGCGCggggaggaagagcaaTGCGTCGTAGTCACCCGTGAACCCCAACGTCCTGCCCTCCTTTCGACCACGTCTCTCACATCCCCCACGTACCTCTCCCCTTATGGCTCGCAACAAAATTCTACTTCACCTATCAGCGGCGGACCCAACGGTGGACACAGCGGCGTATCAGGCGATTCATCACCGAATCTGAGGTACAAAAAATCAATGCCAGACTTGAGAGGCTTCAACGGCCCTTCTGTAGCGCGTGATCCTGCGAAGAGCTTGAACCCGCAAAGGAGTTCAGGGAATATTCGAGAAATGGGTAAGGAGTATGCAAGTATGGGTGCGGTTGGAGGAAGGAAGTTGAATGGGCATGCCTCCGCAGCGACGCTGAATGTGAATGTGAATGGCCAGAGTCATGCTTATGGGAGCGGGAATGGACGAGAACAAGGGTATGGAGGCTTCGGCGGCTTATTTGGGAACTCGATCAATGATATCCCACCCGTGCCCCCTCTCCCTAGCGGGTTAGGGATGCATAGCAAAATGTACTCCGTCAGCAGTGTGAATGGTGTGAATGGGATCGGCCACGGTCATATCCACTCCCACTCTCATTCTTATTCTCAAACCCATTCTCATGCGCAGAATGGACGAGTCTCGCCTGAGGACTTGCTGTCCCCAACGTCTGCGACACATTTTTCGGGACAGCAGCAAATACCTTCTCCCCAACCTCAACCCTCTCAACCGCAGCAGCCCCAAGCTCAACCATCTTCCCAGAGCCCTTCCCAATCTCAATCCCAATCCCAAGGTCATGGTCAAACCCAAGTCCAATCTCAGCCTCTTCGGAACCCTCGTGGACCAGCCGGTGAATCCCGCGGATTCGGTGGTACCCAACCATCTCTCAACAGTATGAGTGGCTTGGGTGGTCTAAAATCTGTGGCAACCAGGAGTATGATAGGTGGAACAGGTTCCGGTTCCGCCACTGGTCCTAATTCAGTGATCGGTGGAGTACctgcctcctcttccatttctCCAGGTAGTGCGAATGTTGGGACCGGAGGATATGAGAAGAATACAGAGGAGTCGTTGAGGACGAGAGAGGGTTTGGACATCTAA